Proteins from one Chroococcidiopsis sp. CCMEE 29 genomic window:
- a CDS encoding TetR family transcriptional regulator, whose protein sequence is MSSQLVSTRQRLINAAIELFAVQGVTETTTRQIAELAKVNEVTLFRNFGNKHGLLLAVISESPVFKDLGESLRQQANQTSSFYEALKGYASARLQALEQVPDLVLSVVGEARHYPVENRQALGKYLTQANYYVAEYLATVMEREQLNSDISAEKLASLLNSLLLGYAVIEFTSEFHELWHDRDEFLENLIELFLNNFTHSTSLIKTESISTHQVADLPANLVHLILQQAKKSGLQDYALMYVLFGAGLSPAEIVNLERSHQISDANQHLLQITQGSTRQVPVNQWIMGKRYGSYSRNPLTQWLNSRKDERSAMFLNDDGMPISEAEIQERWQELTEGFSTPEEQQPVIEQAQQTWCIEMLMKGIQLEDLSILTGWDFTKLQPYARRTREKLALEQALRLDQKS, encoded by the coding sequence ATGTCTTCTCAACTAGTTTCAACTCGACAGCGATTGATTAATGCAGCGATTGAGTTATTCGCCGTCCAGGGAGTCACCGAAACAACAACGCGACAGATTGCAGAATTAGCAAAAGTTAATGAAGTGACGCTGTTTCGGAATTTTGGCAATAAGCACGGATTGCTGTTAGCCGTGATTTCCGAATCGCCAGTGTTTAAAGATTTGGGGGAATCCTTAAGGCAGCAGGCAAATCAAACCAGCAGTTTCTACGAGGCTCTAAAAGGCTATGCCAGTGCTCGCTTACAGGCGCTAGAACAAGTTCCAGATTTAGTGCTATCTGTGGTGGGTGAGGCAAGGCACTATCCAGTCGAAAATCGTCAGGCATTGGGAAAATACTTAACCCAAGCCAACTACTATGTAGCCGAATATTTAGCAACGGTGATGGAGCGGGAGCAGTTAAACAGCGACATCTCGGCTGAAAAGCTAGCAAGTTTGCTCAATAGTTTATTGTTAGGATACGCCGTAATTGAGTTTACCAGCGAGTTTCACGAACTTTGGCATGACAGAGATGAATTTTTGGAGAATTTGATAGAGTTATTTTTAAACAACTTCACACACTCTACAAGTCTCATAAAAACAGAGTCGATTTCAACCCACCAGGTGGCCGACTTACCTGCAAATTTAGTCCACTTAATTCTGCAACAAGCCAAAAAATCTGGGCTCCAAGATTATGCCTTAATGTACGTTCTATTTGGAGCAGGCTTGTCTCCAGCAGAAATTGTTAATTTAGAGCGATCGCACCAAATAAGCGATGCCAATCAGCACTTATTGCAAATCACTCAAGGTTCTACTCGACAAGTTCCAGTTAATCAGTGGATTATGGGTAAGCGCTATGGTTCCTATAGTCGTAACCCCCTAACCCAATGGCTAAACAGCCGTAAAGACGAGCGATCGGCAATGTTTCTTAACGATGATGGAATGCCAATTTCAGAGGCAGAAATACAGGAGCGCTGGCAGGAATTAACTGAGGGATTCTCAACCCCTGAAGAGCAACAGCCAGTAATTGAGCAAGCGCAACAAACTTGGTGTATAGAAATGTTGATGAAGGGAATCCAACTGGAAGATTTGAGTATTCTAACAGGCTGGGATTTCACTAAATTACAACCTTATGCTCGGAGAACCAGAGAAAAATTAGCACTAGAGCAAGCACTTCGCCTCGATCAAAAATCTTAG
- a CDS encoding fatty acid desaturase: MTVDLAAAEDKQPLTLSWITVAFFGTIHALALLAPWFFSWSALGVMIFLHWLIGSIGICLGYHRLLTHRSFQVPKWLEYAIATLGALAIQGGPIFWVAGHRLHHAHVEDENKDPYSSQRGFWWSHMLWIFYPRPEFFDYENFKRFAPDLARDPFYRWLNHNFLLLQIPLGILLYVLGGWSFVIYGIFVRLVVLWHTTWLINSATHLRGYRNFNSDDNSRNLWWAAILTYGEGWHNNHHAHPNVAPAGLHWWEIDMTWWSIQILQALGLAKKVVLPPKVATKG, translated from the coding sequence ATGACCGTAGATTTAGCTGCTGCCGAGGATAAGCAGCCGCTTACTCTAAGCTGGATTACCGTGGCATTTTTCGGTACGATTCATGCATTGGCGTTGCTAGCTCCCTGGTTTTTTTCTTGGTCTGCTTTGGGAGTAATGATATTCCTCCATTGGTTAATTGGCAGTATTGGTATTTGTTTAGGGTATCACCGACTTTTGACTCACCGGAGTTTCCAGGTGCCAAAGTGGCTGGAATATGCGATCGCTACTTTGGGAGCGCTGGCAATCCAAGGAGGGCCGATCTTTTGGGTAGCCGGACACCGTTTGCATCACGCTCATGTAGAGGACGAAAACAAAGATCCCTATTCTTCCCAGCGTGGTTTTTGGTGGAGCCACATGCTTTGGATTTTTTACCCACGTCCAGAGTTTTTTGACTACGAAAATTTTAAAAGATTTGCCCCTGACCTAGCCCGCGACCCATTCTATCGTTGGCTAAATCACAATTTCTTGCTGCTTCAGATTCCCCTTGGCATCCTCTTGTATGTTTTGGGAGGATGGTCTTTTGTAATTTATGGGATATTTGTTAGGTTAGTAGTGCTTTGGCATACCACATGGCTAATTAATTCTGCAACTCACCTGCGCGGTTATCGTAATTTTAACTCAGATGACAATTCTCGGAACTTGTGGTGGGCAGCAATTCTAACTTATGGAGAAGGTTGGCACAACAATCATCATGCTCACCCCAATGTAGCACCAGCGGGATTGCATTGGTGGGAAATTGATATGACTTGGTGGTCAATTCAAATTTTGCAGGCTCTAGGTTTAGCTAAGAAAGTTGTGTTACCTCCAAAAGTTGCAACGAAAGGTTGA